Proteins from one Deinococcus sp. YIM 134068 genomic window:
- a CDS encoding YsnF/AvaK domain-containing protein: MDDQGKDTRQEGEETQTTTESTGRTVTTEQISDFRKVVETLRLHEERAVVEVVPESLGAVTIRRVVTERQEVVPITLSSERLEITVREGVGGRVTMNGEVMEVGRTYEVPIYEERALINKEIFPLSDVTIAKQRETYKQVETLTLRREELDVEDPQGLVRDRTMPGGSEPQR, encoded by the coding sequence ATGGACGATCAGGGCAAGGACACGCGGCAAGAGGGCGAGGAGACGCAAACGACCACGGAAAGCACGGGGCGAACCGTCACCACCGAGCAGATCAGCGACTTCAGGAAGGTCGTCGAGACGCTGCGGCTGCACGAGGAACGCGCGGTGGTCGAGGTCGTGCCCGAATCGCTGGGGGCCGTCACGATTCGCCGGGTCGTCACCGAGCGGCAGGAGGTCGTGCCCATCACCCTCAGCAGCGAGCGGCTGGAGATCACCGTGCGCGAGGGCGTGGGGGGCCGCGTGACCATGAACGGCGAGGTGATGGAGGTGGGCCGCACCTACGAGGTGCCGATCTACGAGGAGCGCGCCCTGATCAACAAGGAAATCTTCCCGCTGAGCGACGTGACCATCGCCAAGCAGCGGGAGACGTACAAGCAGGTCGAGACGCTCACCCTGCGCCGCGAGGAACTCGACGTGGAGGACCCGCAGGGGCTGGTCCGCGACCGCACGATGCCGGGGGGCAGCGAGCCGCAGCGTTGA
- a CDS encoding YkvA family protein yields MLARLRALARRLKADLLALSLAARDPRTPWPARMIALLVLAYALSPLDLIPDFIPVLGLLDDLLLVPAGLWLALRLIPPPVLAEARKRAAAHPARLGRSGWGLALMLALYALAVWLVWRWVAGA; encoded by the coding sequence ATGCTCGCCCGCCTGCGTGCCCTCGCCCGCCGATTGAAGGCCGATCTCCTCGCCCTGAGCCTCGCCGCCCGCGATCCGCGCACGCCCTGGCCCGCCCGGATGATCGCCCTGCTCGTCCTCGCCTACGCGCTCAGCCCCCTCGACCTCATCCCGGATTTCATCCCGGTCCTCGGGCTGCTCGACGACCTGCTCCTCGTGCCCGCCGGGTTGTGGCTGGCCCTGCGGCTCATCCCGCCGCCTGTACTGGCCGAGGCGCGGAAGCGGGCCGCCGCCCACCCGGCCCGGCTGGGGCGCAGTGGCTGGGGACTGGCGTTGATGCTCGCCCTCTACGCGCTCGCCGTGTGGCTGGTGTGGCGCTGGGTGGCGGGAGCCTGA
- a CDS encoding elongation factor G: protein MPVRIVSVAAHSGAGKTMLAEALLFHGGALPRMGRVEDGTTQSDHTDAEKAHGFSVTTGVLRLSHRDTQITLLDTPGYADFVREIRGGIRAADSALILVGAVGGVEVGTERVWATADRFAMPRIVAVSKMDRERANFSAVLADIRASLRGPVAVAFLPVGEGPHFRGVVDVLAANEDEVPGELRPALREAREQLVDAIVETDDDLMNRYLEGEELGEGELRAAFLRAVHAGTLFPVVPVSAETGVGVPELLGLMVDGLRSASERGPLMGLDGQTREPTPSAPASARVWRVSVDPFVGKLAYVRVWSGTIRPGDTLRNTTRGVDVKPAHLYVVSGRELTEVPELSAGMIGVLTKLPDLHTGDTLAAPAHPIEYDPLLLPDPAHTVALHPKTRQDEDRLSAALARLLDEDPTLHFTREAQTGELLLSGMGDMHTGIAVEKLAGLGVRVETGTPQIPYRETIRTQAQAQGKHRKQSGGHGQYGDCHIRLDPGEGTAFRSGVVGGAIPGKYLPSIEKGVGDAMLRGPLAGYPMQDVHVTVTHGSYHDVDSSDLAFRTAGALAFRNAVEGARPTLLEPVMLLKVRAPAGFTGDLIGDLQTRRARVQGMEPEGTVITVTAVVPQSELQTYSADLRSLTGDRGAFSVKPHGYQDLPEHLAKKVIEARKAAAG, encoded by the coding sequence GTGCCCGTTCGGATCGTGAGTGTCGCCGCGCACAGCGGCGCGGGAAAAACCATGCTGGCCGAGGCCCTGCTCTTTCACGGCGGGGCCTTGCCGCGTATGGGGAGGGTGGAGGACGGCACCACCCAGAGCGACCACACCGACGCGGAAAAGGCGCACGGCTTCTCGGTGACGACGGGCGTGCTGCGGCTCTCGCACCGGGACACGCAGATCACCCTGCTGGACACACCCGGCTACGCTGACTTCGTGCGCGAGATCAGGGGCGGCATCCGCGCGGCGGACTCGGCCCTCATCCTCGTCGGGGCGGTGGGTGGCGTGGAGGTCGGCACCGAGCGCGTGTGGGCGACCGCCGACCGCTTCGCCATGCCCCGCATCGTCGCCGTCTCCAAGATGGACCGCGAGCGCGCGAACTTCTCTGCCGTCCTCGCCGACATCCGCGCCAGCCTGCGGGGACCGGTCGCGGTGGCCTTCCTGCCCGTGGGCGAGGGACCGCACTTCCGGGGCGTGGTGGACGTGCTGGCAGCGAACGAGGACGAGGTGCCCGGCGAGCTGCGCCCGGCGCTGCGCGAGGCCAGAGAGCAGCTCGTGGACGCCATCGTGGAGACCGACGACGACCTGATGAACCGTTATCTGGAGGGCGAGGAACTGGGCGAAGGCGAGTTGCGCGCCGCCTTCCTCCGCGCCGTCCACGCGGGCACCCTCTTCCCCGTAGTGCCCGTGAGCGCCGAGACGGGCGTGGGCGTGCCCGAACTCCTCGGCCTGATGGTGGACGGATTGCGGAGCGCGTCCGAGCGCGGCCCCCTCATGGGCTTGGACGGGCAGACGCGCGAGCCGACGCCGAGCGCCCCGGCGAGTGCGCGGGTGTGGCGGGTCAGCGTGGACCCCTTTGTGGGCAAGCTCGCGTATGTCCGGGTGTGGAGCGGCACCATCCGCCCCGGCGACACCCTGCGGAACACGACGCGCGGCGTGGACGTGAAGCCCGCGCACCTCTACGTCGTGAGCGGCAGGGAGCTGACCGAGGTGCCCGAGCTGTCGGCGGGCATGATCGGCGTGCTGACGAAGCTGCCCGACCTCCACACGGGCGACACGCTGGCGGCCCCCGCACACCCCATCGAGTACGACCCGCTCCTCCTGCCCGACCCGGCGCACACGGTCGCCCTCCACCCGAAGACGCGGCAGGACGAGGACCGCCTGAGCGCCGCGCTCGCCCGGTTGCTGGACGAGGACCCGACCCTGCACTTCACGCGCGAGGCGCAGACGGGCGAACTCCTGCTCTCCGGCATGGGCGACATGCATACGGGCATCGCCGTGGAGAAGCTCGCCGGGCTGGGGGTGCGGGTGGAGACGGGCACCCCGCAGATTCCCTACCGCGAGACCATCCGTACGCAGGCGCAGGCGCAGGGCAAGCACCGCAAGCAGTCGGGCGGGCACGGCCAGTACGGCGACTGTCACATCCGGCTCGACCCCGGCGAGGGCACGGCCTTCCGCTCCGGCGTGGTGGGCGGCGCGATTCCGGGCAAGTACCTCCCCAGCATCGAGAAGGGCGTGGGCGACGCGATGCTGCGGGGGCCGCTCGCGGGCTATCCCATGCAGGATGTCCACGTCACCGTCACCCACGGCTCGTACCACGATGTCGATTCCAGCGACCTCGCCTTCCGCACCGCCGGGGCGCTCGCCTTCCGCAACGCGGTGGAGGGGGCGAGGCCCACCCTCCTCGAACCCGTCATGCTCCTCAAGGTCCGCGCGCCCGCCGGATTTACAGGCGACCTGATCGGCGACCTCCAGACGCGCCGCGCCCGCGTGCAGGGCATGGAGCCGGAGGGCACCGTCATCACCGTGACGGCGGTGGTGCCGCAGTCCGAGTTGCAGACCTACTCCGCCGACCTCCGCTCGCTGACGGGCGACCGGGGAGCGTTCAGCGTCAAGCCGCACGGCTATCAGGACCTGCCCGAGCATCTGGCGAAGAAGGTGATCGAGGCGAGGAAGGCGGCGGCGGGGTAG
- a CDS encoding threonine aldolase family protein: MTATLPDTTRPRVIADLRSDTVTTPTPEMRGAMAAAPVGDDVYGEDPTVNQLQAEVARLTGHEAALFMPSGTMTNQAAIALHTRRGEEVICAEGSHIYEWELGMMATFSGVVPRFVPAPLGVPDPEGVRLAVRRSIHQSPTGMISLENTHNKAGGTVLPLETLAAIRAVADEEGLPLHLDGARVFNAAAAQGVPLSEITRHFDTVSVCLSKGLGAPVGSVLVGSAAQMRQAHRYRKMMGGGMRQAGVLAAAALVALRDGPARLVEDHRRTRVLAEALVNAGYRVDLAAVQTNIIYATLPDAAARAGKWAEAGVLANALGPDSVRFVLHHQIGDEALEEAIRVLTA; encoded by the coding sequence ATGACCGCCACCCTGCCCGACACCACCCGCCCCCGCGTGATCGCCGACCTCCGCTCCGACACCGTGACCACCCCGACCCCCGAGATGCGGGGGGCGATGGCGGCGGCCCCCGTCGGCGACGACGTGTACGGCGAGGACCCGACGGTGAATCAGCTTCAGGCTGAAGTTGCCCGCCTGACCGGACATGAGGCGGCCCTCTTCATGCCCAGCGGCACGATGACGAACCAGGCCGCGATTGCCCTCCACACCCGCCGGGGCGAGGAGGTCATCTGCGCCGAGGGGTCACACATCTACGAGTGGGAACTCGGGATGATGGCGACCTTCTCGGGCGTGGTGCCGCGCTTCGTGCCCGCGCCGCTGGGGGTGCCCGATCCGGAAGGCGTGCGCCTCGCCGTGCGCCGCTCAATTCATCAGTCCCCGACCGGGATGATCAGCCTGGAGAACACCCACAACAAGGCGGGCGGGACGGTCCTGCCGCTGGAGACGCTGGCCGCCATCCGCGCGGTCGCGGACGAGGAGGGGTTGCCCCTGCACCTCGACGGGGCGCGGGTCTTCAACGCCGCCGCCGCCCAGGGCGTGCCGCTCTCGGAGATCACCCGCCACTTCGACACGGTGAGCGTGTGCCTGAGCAAGGGACTCGGTGCCCCGGTGGGCAGCGTCCTCGTGGGCAGCGCCGCGCAGATGCGGCAGGCGCACCGCTACCGCAAGATGATGGGCGGCGGGATGCGCCAGGCCGGAGTCCTCGCCGCCGCCGCCCTCGTCGCCCTGCGGGATGGCCCCGCCCGGCTGGTGGAGGACCACCGCCGCACCCGCGTTCTCGCCGAGGCGCTCGTGAACGCGGGCTACCGGGTGGACCTCGCCGCCGTGCAGACGAACATCATCTACGCGACGTTGCCGGATGCCGCCGCCCGCGCCGGGAAGTGGGCCGAGGCCGGGGTGCTGGCGAACGCCCTCGGCCCCGACTCCGTGCGCTTCGTGCTGCACCACCAGATCGGCGACGAGGCGCTGGAGGAGGCGATCCGGGTGCTGACGGCGTAG
- a CDS encoding CPBP family intramembrane glutamic endopeptidase — MTAPDSPTRLSPDPVPTPFTRGVRAVSGNRAALVLLVTQNVASAVLIGLGLPLGTSLLGAFVAVVLVGLVAFPKSLRALVQDSRWRTPPSWGLAIAAFVLAFLASRAFALVFVALWPGSAEAIPQFLSRGADLWVLLLAAGLLVPFAEEVAFRGLMMRGHERAAGFTVAAVTSSLAFAVAHGVPASVAGILPLAYALARLTQHTGSLWNAVIVHALNNTLAVTAGAFLAGRDLGDRGQATDMLGNPALAVPLALGAGLFGVAVLVVLHLWLTPRPDPQERAAPGPWLSGAFVAVVLFGVVAALFTLPGFQQMMSDVRGIMR, encoded by the coding sequence ATGACGGCCCCCGACTCCCCCACCCGCCTCAGCCCCGATCCGGTTCCCACGCCGTTCACGCGGGGGGTGCGGGCGGTGTCCGGCAACCGCGCGGCGCTGGTGCTGCTGGTGACGCAGAACGTGGCGTCGGCGGTGCTGATCGGTCTTGGGCTGCCGCTGGGGACATCCCTCCTGGGGGCGTTCGTGGCGGTGGTGCTGGTGGGACTGGTCGCCTTCCCGAAGTCGCTGCGTGCCCTCGTGCAGGACTCCCGCTGGCGCACGCCGCCGTCCTGGGGGCTGGCGATTGCGGCCTTCGTGCTCGCGTTTCTCGCGTCGCGGGCCTTCGCGCTCGTGTTCGTGGCGCTGTGGCCGGGGAGCGCGGAGGCGATTCCGCAGTTTCTGAGCCGGGGCGCGGACCTGTGGGTGCTGCTGCTGGCGGCGGGGCTGCTCGTGCCCTTCGCGGAGGAGGTCGCCTTCCGGGGTCTGATGATGCGTGGGCACGAGCGGGCGGCGGGGTTCACGGTGGCGGCGGTGACGAGCAGCCTCGCCTTCGCGGTGGCGCACGGTGTTCCGGCGAGCGTGGCGGGCATCCTGCCGCTCGCCTACGCGCTGGCCCGCCTGACCCAGCACACGGGCAGCCTGTGGAACGCCGTCATCGTCCACGCGTTGAACAACACCCTCGCGGTGACGGCGGGAGCCTTCCTCGCGGGCCGCGACCTCGGCGACCGGGGACAGGCCACCGACATGCTGGGAAACCCGGCGCTCGCCGTGCCGCTCGCCCTCGGCGCGGGATTGTTCGGGGTCGCCGTCCTCGTTGTGCTGCACCTGTGGCTCACCCCGAGGCCCGACCCGCAGGAACGCGCGGCCCCCGGCCCGTGGCTCAGCGGCGCGTTCGTGGCCGTCGTGTTGTTCGGCGTGGTCGCGGCCCTCTTCACCCTGCCCGGCTTCCAGCAGATGATGTCGGACGTGCGCGGGATTATGCGCTGA
- a CDS encoding PRC and DUF2382 domain-containing protein: protein MTQSNLIRLSDLSRDETYNLGGEGVYNPTGNTAYGTGDEKIGTVRDAMVDPSTGRIRYLIVDVGGWFSSKEVLVPVGHARFTDDGVYFDNLTKDQARDLGEYRYGEAYTDQSFESDERVLRGTGAAGMSTTTTTTDTDVSGYRERAFQTPDRLQLLEERLVVNKDRFRAGSVEIGKRVETHQENVNVNLEREEVVIERHAVTDARPVEGAVLGAATETMRVDLEAERANVSKQAYVTEEVEIGKRTVTETQQVTETVGREVLEVNKTGDVDMNGGTTTTTTSTSTTSTDTNRKM from the coding sequence ATGACGCAGAGCAACCTGATTCGGCTGTCCGACCTGTCGCGCGACGAGACGTACAACCTCGGCGGCGAGGGCGTGTACAACCCCACCGGCAACACGGCCTACGGCACGGGCGACGAGAAGATCGGCACCGTGCGCGACGCGATGGTGGACCCCTCCACCGGGCGCATCCGCTACCTGATCGTGGACGTGGGCGGCTGGTTCTCCTCGAAGGAAGTGCTCGTGCCCGTGGGCCACGCCCGCTTCACGGACGACGGCGTGTACTTCGACAACCTGACCAAAGATCAGGCGCGTGACCTCGGCGAATACCGCTACGGCGAGGCGTACACCGACCAGTCCTTCGAGAGTGACGAGCGCGTGCTGCGCGGCACGGGCGCGGCGGGCATGAGCACGACGACCACGACCACCGACACGGACGTGAGCGGCTACCGCGAGCGCGCCTTCCAGACGCCCGACCGCCTGCAACTGCTCGAAGAGCGCCTTGTCGTGAACAAGGACCGCTTCCGCGCGGGCAGCGTGGAGATCGGCAAGCGCGTCGAGACGCACCAGGAGAACGTCAACGTGAACCTGGAGCGCGAGGAGGTCGTCATCGAGCGCCACGCCGTCACGGACGCCCGCCCGGTCGAGGGTGCGGTGCTGGGCGCGGCCACCGAGACGATGCGCGTGGACCTGGAGGCCGAGCGCGCCAACGTCTCCAAGCAGGCGTACGTCACCGAGGAGGTCGAGATCGGCAAGCGCACCGTGACCGAGACCCAGCAGGTGACGGAGACGGTGGGCCGCGAGGTGCTGGAGGTCAACAAGACCGGCGACGTGGACATGAACGGTGGGACCACGACGACCACGACGAGCACCAGCACGACGAGCACCGACACCAACCGCAAGATGTAA